CAACCTGTTTTTTAAACCGTGTGCCGCTGGAACACAGAGATCATACGATGGCGCAGATCGAAAAAGAAGAAACAATGGAATGGGGAGCCCCGTTTTTGGCGGATGCTTTTTTAGAGTGTGCGAATCTGATCAAAGAAACAGCGGAGACAAAGAAATTCAAATATATTCCGCTCTGGGGCGAAACAGATGACGCGTCTGCAGGCGCTAAGATGCCGCACTGGGAAAATGGTATTCCACAGTCGGATTTAAATACAGAGGAAGGCGTCTGGTTATTTACCGGTGATCCAGCAGTAGATAATGAAGCATTTGCGCATACAGCAGGCAGCGATTCTATTCCTCCTTATGAATCCACGGCGGTCGCAGAGGAGAAAAAAATTAAAACAGACTTAAAGCCGGCGGTAATTCTCTGTCCCGGCGGTGGTTACGAGATGGTGTCCTTTTATAATGAGGGACTTCAGCCTGCACAGCGTATGGAGCGTGATGGCGGCTACAAGGCATTTGTTTTATGTTATCGGATTCGTCCGAACTATTATCCGCTGCCACAGATGGATCTTGCAAGAGCAGTTATGTATGTGCGGGCACATGCAGCGGAATATCAGGTAGACCCGGAACGGATCGTGATCATGGGTGCGTCTGCAGGCGGTCATCTCTGTGCAAGTGAAGCGCTGCTCCATGAGGAATTAAAGGAAAATGTACTGGAAAACCTTGCAAAATTCCAGAAAGCTGATATGGTAGAACAATACAGAAAAATTTCTGCCAGACCGGATGCCATAGGACTTTTGTATCCTGTTATCAGTTTTACTTCGGAATATCACGAGGGAAGTTATCTTTATAATACCAATGAGGAAACAGGACTGCGTGAAAAATTATCGGTAGAGTTCCATATCACACCGGATTATCCAATGACCTATGCCTATGCAAATGCGGATGACGGCTGTGTACCGGCGAGCAATACCGTGCGTTTAAATGAAGCACTTGAAAAAGCAGGTGTAAAGCATCTGTGTGAGGTATATCCGACCGGAGATCATGGAATCGGGCTTGGATACCATACTTCCGCAAAAATGTGGAGTGAAAATATGCTTGCTTTTTTCGATAAAAATTTGTAAAACAGGGCTTTCAGTTAAATGTATAGATCAATCAGTGTTTTGAACTAATGTATAGATCAGTCTGTGTATTCTGGGCAGAAAACATAAGAGAGGAATATCGTATATGTTACAGGATATCAATGAGATTTCAGATGGAAAAATATATGGCATACATGATATGGTACGTGTTGGCTGCAGTGACTGTGCAGGCTGCCATAGCTGCTGTGAGCAGATGGGGGATACCGTTTTAGTTGATCCATACGATTGCAAAAGATTAGAAAAAGAGCTGGGGATGGGCTTTGAAGGACTGATGCAGTCTTATGTCGGACTTCATGTGGAAGATGGTCTGATCATTCCTCATTTGAAAATGCAGGAGCAGACGGGCACATGTGTATTTTTAAATGAGGAGGGAAGGTGCAGTATCCATGCATACCGTCCGGGCATCTGCAGATTATTTCCTCTGGGAAGAATTTATGAGGAGCAGGGTGTTTCCTATTTTCTGCAGAGTGGTGCCTGTGAACGCGGTAAAACGAAAATCAAAGTGGAAAAATGGTTAGATACGCCGCAGTTAAAACGATATCAGCAGTTTTTGACAGAGTGGCATAGTCTGAAAAAGAACATGCAGGAATATTTAAGCCGTATGACGAAAGAGGAAGAAAAGAAAACAGTCTGTATGATGTTTTTGCAGATTTTCTTTTTCCGTCCATACGATAGCAGGCGGGATTTTTATGAGGAATGGGGGGAGCGGAGAAAACAGCTTCATTCGCTCCTGCCAGAATAAAATGTTGTGTGATTCTGATGTTTTTTTAAAAATACAAGTGGGTAATTAGTAACAGAAAAGGTTGATATTCTAACAAAAAGTGCTATGATAATATCCGGCTGAAAATTGAAATTTCAGAGAAGCCTCTGAAGAAAAGGATATTTTATGAAGTATTTGAGACAATTTATGATCATTCTGTTGTTTACCTTTCTGGGAGAGCTGTTAAAATATGTGCTCCCGTTTCCGGTACCGGCAAGCATCTATGGCCTGGTTCTTTTATTTATTGCACTGGAAACAAGACTCCTTCCGCTTGCAGCAGTCAAAGATGCCGGAAAGTTCATGATCGAGATCATGCCGTTAATGTTTATTCCGGCCGGTGCAGGACTCATTGATGCATGGGATGCACTACGCCCAATTTGTGTACAGATCGTGGTGATCATGGTGGTATCAACGATCGTGGTTATGATCGTGTCCGGTCATGTGACACAATTTGTCATGCGCAGAGGGAAAAAGAAAGGAGAACAGAAATGAGAGAGTTTTTATGTGATTCCGTATTTTTGGGCGTTGCGATCAGCATACTTGCATATGAGCTTGGCGTGTTTTTAAAGAAGAAATTAAAACTTGCGGTATTTAACCCGCTTCTGATATCGATCGTTGCCGTGATCATTTTTCTGGTTGTGTTCCATATTCCGTATGAGCGTTACAACGAGGGCGCAAAATATTTAAGCTATCTTCTGACTCCGGCAACGGTATGTCTGGCAATCCCGCTTTATGAGCAGTTTGAACTGCTGAAACAGAATGTTGCCGCGATTTTTGCTGGATTGATTTCCGGTGTTCTGACGAGTGTGATCTGTGTTCTGGTCTTATCACTGTTATTCCATTTTGACCATGCGCAGTATGTCACGCTTCTTCCAAAATCGATCACAACGGCGATCGGAATGGGAATCTCGGAAGAACTTGGCGGTTATGTCACGATCACGGTTGCGGTCATCATTATCACCGGTATCATCGGAAATGTGTTAGCAGAGACAATCTGCCGGGTTTTTAAGATCGAAGAACCGGTGGCAAAAGGAATTGCGATCGGATCATCTTCACATGCACTCGGAACGGCGAAAGCACTGGAACTTGGTGAAATCGAGGGCGCGATGAGCAGTCTTTCCATTGCGGTGGCAGGTATTCTGACGGTAATCGCTGCACCGATTTTTGCAACGATGTTGTAAATATAATGCCGTGATTTTATTAAGGTGATTATTAATATTAAGCCAAATGTAGAATGTGAAATATCAGAGATGGTATTTCACATTTTTTTTCGATTTACATATCATAATATGAAAAAGTTATGGTTGGAAATAAAGATATGTATTGTCAGAACAAAATTGTGCATACGATACAGGCAGGCGATTCCCTGTATAAATTATCGAGACAGTATCACACGACAGTGACGGAACTGATTCTTGGAAATCCGGGAGTCAATCCATATAATCTCCAGATCGGGATGCAGCTTTTTATCTGCCCGGGAGAGGGATATGTGCCTCAGCAGAATCCGGGAGGCGGAAACATGGGAGGAGGAACAGGCAATCCGGGAGGCGGAAACATGGGAGGAGGAACAGGCAATCCGGGAAGTAACAACGAGACCGAATCGGAGCGTGAGGATTCCATCCTCCGCCTCAACGAGGATATGCGTCTTGCGTGGTTAAATCATGTTTACTGGACCAGGATGTATCTGATGAGTGCAGTCGCAGACAATGCAGACCAGCAGGCGGTGGAAGAACGGCTGCTTGAGACTGCAGACGAGATCACGGATGTGTTTGCAAGGTATCTTCCGATCGCAACGACCAGACAGCTCCGCAATCTTCTGACGGAGCATATTGAGATCGCAGGACAGATTATTCAGGCATTGAAGGCAAAAAATATGTCTGATTATGATGCGCTGGTGAAGGAGTGGTACCGCAATGCCAATCAGATGGCAGCTCTTTTTGCCAGTCACAATCCGTATTTTGAGAGCAGGGAAACCAGAAATATGCTGTTAAATCATCTGGATCTGACCAGGGAGGAGATTGAGCAACAGGTCAATGGAGAGTATGAGCAGAGCATTGATGTGTTTCGGGACGTAGAGCAGCAGGCACTTGCGATGGCGGATTACTTTGCGAGAGGACTGCTGGCAAGATAAAACGTATAGATTGAAGCCTTCTGCTAAATGCAATTCAACGGATCATTCATTCGTTAAAGCAGATAGAACAGCTGCAGAAAAAGCCCCATGCGGTAGAGTATGTTTTCAGACCGCATGGTGGAACAGCAGAAATACACAGGGGTATTCCGGACGATTCGAAAAATGCCAAAAGTAACGGAATCGCAAGATTTGCAATAAAAACAGCAATTAACTTGAATTGCCAGTAAAAAAATGTACATGCTATAATGCAATTATCAAGATTAAGGGGGAAAAAGATATGCCAATGCAGATGGGTTTCCGCTGGTATGGCGAGGGCAATGACAAGATCAGCCTTGCTGATATCAAACAGATTCCGGGTGTGACGAGCATCGTGTGGGCACTGCATCATAAACTGCCGGGAGAAGTGTGGACAGTAGAAGAGATTGCAGAAGTGCAGAAACAGCTTGAGCCATATGGTTTTAATATGGACGTTGTGGAATCAGTCAATGTACATGATGA
The Roseburia rectibacter DNA segment above includes these coding regions:
- a CDS encoding alpha/beta hydrolase yields the protein MFTKNNTMNEILNTEPVSRAIGNLFPTCFLNRVPLEHRDHTMAQIEKEETMEWGAPFLADAFLECANLIKETAETKKFKYIPLWGETDDASAGAKMPHWENGIPQSDLNTEEGVWLFTGDPAVDNEAFAHTAGSDSIPPYESTAVAEEKKIKTDLKPAVILCPGGGYEMVSFYNEGLQPAQRMERDGGYKAFVLCYRIRPNYYPLPQMDLARAVMYVRAHAAEYQVDPERIVIMGASAGGHLCASEALLHEELKENVLENLAKFQKADMVEQYRKISARPDAIGLLYPVISFTSEYHEGSYLYNTNEETGLREKLSVEFHITPDYPMTYAYANADDGCVPASNTVRLNEALEKAGVKHLCEVYPTGDHGIGLGYHTSAKMWSENMLAFFDKNL
- a CDS encoding LrgB family protein; this encodes MREFLCDSVFLGVAISILAYELGVFLKKKLKLAVFNPLLISIVAVIIFLVVFHIPYERYNEGAKYLSYLLTPATVCLAIPLYEQFELLKQNVAAIFAGLISGVLTSVICVLVLSLLFHFDHAQYVTLLPKSITTAIGMGISEELGGYVTITVAVIIITGIIGNVLAETICRVFKIEEPVAKGIAIGSSSHALGTAKALELGEIEGAMSSLSIAVAGILTVIAAPIFATML
- a CDS encoding LysM peptidoglycan-binding domain-containing protein, whose amino-acid sequence is MYCQNKIVHTIQAGDSLYKLSRQYHTTVTELILGNPGVNPYNLQIGMQLFICPGEGYVPQQNPGGGNMGGGTGNPGGGNMGGGTGNPGSNNETESEREDSILRLNEDMRLAWLNHVYWTRMYLMSAVADNADQQAVEERLLETADEITDVFARYLPIATTRQLRNLLTEHIEIAGQIIQALKAKNMSDYDALVKEWYRNANQMAALFASHNPYFESRETRNMLLNHLDLTREEIEQQVNGEYEQSIDVFRDVEQQALAMADYFARGLLAR
- a CDS encoding CidA/LrgA family protein; protein product: MKYLRQFMIILLFTFLGELLKYVLPFPVPASIYGLVLLFIALETRLLPLAAVKDAGKFMIEIMPLMFIPAGAGLIDAWDALRPICVQIVVIMVVSTIVVMIVSGHVTQFVMRRGKKKGEQK
- a CDS encoding YkgJ family cysteine cluster protein, coding for MLQDINEISDGKIYGIHDMVRVGCSDCAGCHSCCEQMGDTVLVDPYDCKRLEKELGMGFEGLMQSYVGLHVEDGLIIPHLKMQEQTGTCVFLNEEGRCSIHAYRPGICRLFPLGRIYEEQGVSYFLQSGACERGKTKIKVEKWLDTPQLKRYQQFLTEWHSLKKNMQEYLSRMTKEEEKKTVCMMFLQIFFFRPYDSRRDFYEEWGERRKQLHSLLPE